AAATAGAGTCAGTTGCTTCAATTTTGCACAAAGCCAAAAAACAAGAAAGGCCCAATAGGACAAAACATGGAAGGTTTATAGAATACGAAGATTTTTCAATTATCCATTGACCCCGTATTAGCATGCTTCATGATTCTTTCAACTACAGCATCTGTATTTTAGACTGGTCATGTAAGAACCCTTCTGCACTGCGGCGGCTAAAAGTACTTATATACTGCTGCAACATAGTTCCACCCCGGATGAGGGATACATACTATAATCAGGACTGCATAACCGGTGCACGTGACCATATTCCTGACCGAAGTGTCGATCTTATCATCACAGATCCTCCATTTGCCATAAATGGTAACAATCTCCACAAACATTATCACAGGAAAGAAGAGCATGTGTTCGAAGGGTATGTTGAGGTGGATCAGGAAGAATACCGTGATTTTTCCATAAAGTGGATGCATGAGGCCCACAGGGTTCTCAAGGACACTGGTTCCATGTATGTGGTCTCAGGATGGAGCAATCTTCTGGATATACTGCTTGCTCTTGAAAAAAATGATTTTGAATTGATCAACCATATTATATGGAAATATAATTTCGGCGTGAGTACAAGGCACAAGTTCGTTACGTCTCATTACCACATTCTCTACTGTAAAAAATCAGCTGCAAAAAAAGTGAAATTTAATACCTTCTGCAGATTTGGAACATCTGAGAAGCATGACGATAACAGTTCTATGCTTTATAATGACCTGGAAGATGTATGGGTGATCAACAGGGATTTCAAGAAAGGCAGGTTAAGGAATAAGAACACCCTTCCTGCAGAACTGTTAAAGAAGATGATCCTTTACTCCTCAGATGAAAATGACCTTGTCTGTGATTTTTTCCTGGGCAGTTTCTCCACGGCAAAGATATCTAAGTCTCTCAACAGATATTCCACAGGCTTTGAGGTAAATAGCGATGTGTATGATTACCAGCTGGAACAAATGCACAATATAGAACGTGGTTACATACTTAAAGAACTGTGCTCCAATGGGGGAAATCCGCATCACAACCAGAGGAAGCGCTGGACGGAAGAAGAAGCAAATAAGGTCATTGCACGCTATGATGCTATTAAGAGTGCTGGGCTCACAGACAAAAAAGCCTACCAGTTACTTTCCATGGAATTTGGCCGGGGGTATTTCTCTATGATGAACATTACTAAGAAAAACAGGAAATAACAATTTCTCATTCCAGTTTTTTCATTATATTATAGTCCATGATCGTAGAAACAGGGTATGCTTTTACAGGAATACCGGCTTCTGCAATAGCTGAGATGGCATTGCTTCCCACTATCACAGGTATGCCTGCTTTTCCTCTTTCCATAGGTACGTTGAAAACATCTTCGCTGGTCTCCCCTATCTGAAGATATCCGTTGATATCGGAGTCTTTTGCAAGTTCCATTACCTCATGTGCCTTTTCCCTTGCAGAACCCGGTATGTGGCGCAGGTTAGCAAGCAGCTTTCCATTACCACTTTCAATATAATCGAGCACTGAAGTAGAATGCCTGTTAATGAATATTTTAATAGGATCTATCGATGTTCCGCTGTAGCCTATGATATCTACAAAACTTACGGGCTGGTGAGCTTCCATCTGCATAAGCCCTCCATATAATGGAGTTGAAGGAATCCCGTTCTTCAGAAGGATACCGTCATAGGTGATACTACATACATTGGCTATTGCAAATTTACCGTCAGGTACGAAGATATCATCTTCTTCAGAGTCCTCATCCACTATCCTTATCCTGGGGCTTATGGATATTCCGGCATTAATTGCATATTTCAGCACATCCATAGCTTTCTCATAATCACTTTTGTCAATGATGGATACATTCACTATGACATTACCTTTCTTTTCCCGAAGGTCGTATGTGGTCTTGTACACCAGTTCTTCTATCCGGGTGATGACCAGATCCAGCCTGTCACTTATAAGTGCGTCACTGAGTTCTTTCTGTCCGTGTTCCGTTATGGTACGCCCGATATATCCATGCTTCTTGGTGAATCCCCTTTCATCCAGTATGCGCAGGTGATAACGTACAGCCCTTTCTCCAATGGCATACCCCCTGTTCTGCAGTTCATCTGCTATCAGGCGAGCTCCTAATGGTTTGTCGCTCTTGCTGATTATCCGCATTATTTCAATAAGTTTCCTTTCGACATTGGGGTCTGTCATAGTTATTCCTGTCTGTATTTTGTTTCAAAGGTTAGTTTGGGATTAATGGAATATATCCGTCATATCTATAAAGATTATGTATCAGGTTCTATTGTGTTTTTTGAGCAAATTGCATGATCATGTTGCATATCCTTAGAATATGTGCTCTTATATGTTTCTTTCTTCATTTGTTTCGTGCATAAAACTAGGTTACTTTATTATGATTGTAGAAAGTTTCATATTCTATGCCATTCAATTCTTAGTTTGGAGTAGTGGGTAAAAAAGCCCATTCCCATTGAATATAAAAGGAGTGTTATAAGAAATGTTATTTATGGACATAAGTACTTGGGCACCGGAACACAGAGAAGATATCCTGAAACACTTCAAGGAAATTAGGCCACCGGCGGGTATTCATGTTGTCAATCAGTGGCTGGACCTTACAGGCGGCAGATTCTTTATTCTCTATGAGGCTGAGAGTTCAGAGGCATACGCAGCTTTCAATCTGCCGTGGTCTGATGTTTGTACCATCGACAGTGTGCCGGTCATGGAGGCAATTGATTTCATAAAACACATGGCAGAACATGGATTGAAATTCTAAGTTCTGAAAAATAATTGGTCGGCCTTAAAGGCTGACGCACTTTTCTATTTTTCAATGCATATAGTTCTACATTGCTGCTGAAAGAGTTATCTTTCTATCTGAATCTCCTACAAGCAAGTTGAAATCCCCGGCAGGCAAAGCCGCAGTATTGTAATCATATGTGAACTTTCCTTCATTGTCAGCATCTATGATCTCCGCAGCTTCAAGGTAGATGGTCACTTCTTTTTCTCCTTCCTTTGCCTGGCCATGGATGGAAATATCATATTTTCCTGAAGGTACGTTCTCTTCTGAATAAACAGCTTCATCACTATTAGCTTCAAATGTCCTTGTGTAGGTAATGAACATCTTCACGCTGAAACTAAGATCCTTGGCTTTACGGCCCTTTATGGTAAACTTGTTCGGACCATCGGGTATCTCTACTTTGTCCATATTGTATTCATATTTCCCATCTATGACCGGAACCTTCTTTTCAAAAGATACCTTAACCTTGACCTTGGCCTCAGGATCAGTGCTACCTGTAATAGTAAGAGTATCACCAACCAGGGGCAACTCTGGTATGTGTTCCCAATTAACATTCATATTGTTAGTACTGATATCAAGATCACGGTATTTTGGACGATTTATAGTTTTCAGCAAATTAAGAAAAGAGCTCTTTTTTTTTTTAGTATTGCTCACTATTTCCCCCCACAGACCTTAAAATATATGGATACAATGGAAGATTTACTCTTCCTGTTCCTTTTTCATTTCTTCTTCTGATTCAGCTTCCTTTTCTACTTCTTCAGTTTCTTCCTTTTTCTCGCCGATCATCTCATCAAGCTTATTCTGAAGCTGCTGCATCTGTTCTTTCAGAATTTTGAGGTCATCCTTTTTCACGACTTCTGCACGCTTGAATGTTTCCTGGACCTTTGCATTGATCTTTTTTTCCATCTCTTCAGTCTGTTTTTTCTGCTCTTCGAGGACTTCTTTAACGAATTTCTTACCTTCCTTCTTATTCATCTCTCCACTATCGATTAGCTCCTTTGAAATCTCGTTGATCTTATCCTCAGTAAGGGCCCACAGGCCAATTCCAAAAAGGCCAACTTTTTTTAGAGTATCTTTCATACTATTTTACCTCGTTATGAGTTGTATTCTGATGAAATAAATATCTTTGTACAAGATACGCATGAGCACAGCTATTTCTTGTGGAACAAAAAAGAAAAGTAATATTGATTTTCAGAATTGTATCAATTTCAGGAAATAAGAGATTCTATATTCCTTTCCAAGTACTTGGCATGGCTCATCTCTATAAGGCAATTTGACACTTCCACAGGGTCTCCATCCATTACTACCTTTGCTTCATCTATAAGGACCACCCTGTGAGATACCTCTTTCACGAAGTCCATATGATGGCTAACGATTATCATAGTAGTCCCGAACTCCCTATTAATCCTTTTGAGAGCATTCGTAACATCCCTAAGTGTCACAGGGTCCAGGTCACCGAACGGCTCGTCGAGCATAAGTATTTCCGGATGTGTGGTAAGGGCGAGAGCGATGTAGGCCCTTACATGTTCCCCGCCGCTTATCTGGTAAGGTGTTTTATAAAGGATGCCAAGGGGCAGGTCCAGAGCTTCAAATATCTTTGATGCATGTTCCTTAACATCTTCGAAGGTGACCTTAGGGAAAAGCTTGGCATAGATCTCAGGTGTTATCTGCATCTGATTCATTATCTTATCCTTCTCTTCCTCTGCCATATCAGGTAATGTGTATAGCATATCCAATATCTCTTCAGATACTTCCAGCTCTTTCGCTTTTTTACGGGCATATTCCAGGGATCCTGGACCTTTTATCTGCATTCTGAACCCGATTTGCTGGCCGATAGTGGAATGTGGAGAAAGAGTAAACTCCTGATGCATTATACTTATTTTTTTTCTCAATTCCATCCTTCTGGGATTGAAATTAGTGATGTCTATCCATTCTCCATCGTGCAGATATAGTATTTCTCCGGAAGCAGGTGACGTAAGTCCTTCGATCATCTTAAGCAAAGTAGTTTTGCCAGCCCCCGATTGCCCAATGAGGGATACTATTTCTCCTCTGTTTATATCAAGTGAGAGATTTTTGAAGTTCAGCACCTCTCCTACTCTTATAAGGGTAAGGCGTTTGTTGATGTCTTTTACTTTGATGATGGTTTCTTTTTTCCCTAAAGAACTGATCTCTACCTGTGGCTGCATATCCTTGAGAAAATGTTTCAGTACGGTCTCGGTTTTCCCTTCCTCTATTATATGTCCATCTTCCAGATATATGAGGCGATCAGAAATATACATGTGCAGCTCTGGGAGGTGGGAAACGACTATAATCGGTATGTTTAGCTCTTTTTTTACGTTTTTTATAACGTCAAGAACTTCCTGTTTTGTGCCCGGCCCTGTCATTGTCACAGGTTCATCAAGCAATAACAGCTTTGGTTTTGCAACGATCTGACGTGCAAGAATAAGGCGTTGTTTCTCTCCACCGCTAAGAGCGCTTGTCGCATGCAAGGCTTTATGTTCAAGACCTACAAGCTTAAGGTATTCCATCGATTCCTCGTACATCTCATCGTAATACGGTGAATCACTTTCAGGTAATCCTTCATGTCCCTCGTTTCTGGAGTTTATCTTGCGTATGATGTTCTCTATGGCAGGTCCGTTCCACAAGCCGAAATTACGCTGCAGATGAATTGCAGTGTTCTGTATAAGATCCATCATGTCATCTTTATCAGAATCCGGGAAAAACTGTTTCCCTTCAAGCTCGATAACGCCTTCATCAAAACTCTCCACACCTCGGAGTATTCTTAACAATGTACTTTTTCCGCTTCCGCTTTTTCCCGTTATGCCCAGGATCTCTCCATCATTTACAGTAAAACTGATACCTTCGAGTACTCTCTTTCGTTCATCCAGTACATTATAGTCCTTCGCAAGATTTTTTACTCTAAGCATGAGATACACTCTCCAGACATGGTTCCAGAAGCCATAAAAAAGGAAATTGTTATTATTATTATTATTATTATTATTATTATTATTAATATTGTTATGTATCTACTTTTTGATGGCAGATACAAGTTCCCGGATCTTGCCAGTCACATCGGAAGTTTCTTCCACTACCGTGCCTGTAACGATCATATCAGCACCAGATTGCACACATTTGCGTGCTGTTTCTGCATCCCTGATGCCTCCTCCTACAATAAGCATGTTGTTCCCCAGAGCATGCTTGACAGAAGCGATCATCTGAGGAGTTGCAGGACCGTCTGCACCGGATCCGGTTTCCAGATATGTATAGTGCATACCCAGATATTTGCCTGCAAGAGAATAAGCAACAGCTATTTCAGGCTTGTTCTTCGGAATGAGCCTTGCATCACCTACCCATCCTACTGTGCCTCCAGGCTCGATGATTATATATGCCATGGATATGGCTTCAATACCGCTTTTATACACAAGCGGGGCACCCATAACCTGGTTTCCAGTTATATAATTAATATCTCTTGAGTTGAGCAAGCTCATGAAGAATATGGCATCTGCATACGCACTCACGCCAGATGCACTTCCGGGAAATAATATTATCGGCAGATCAATAACTTCTTTGATCTTCGATATAGTTTGGTCAAGGAGCACACCTCCGGCTCCGGTTGACCCCCCTATCATAATCGCATCCGTGCCACCCTGTGCCGCAGCAAAGGCCATGGCCGCCGCCTCTTCGGGGGACTGGGATGCAGGGTCGATCAGTGTCAAGTGAACTGTACCTTCGCGCTCTGCGATCTCGTTCAGGTACTTTTCCACTTGCATAGACCGGATCAGCCACCCTTTGCTTCCTTGGATTTGGGACGTAGTGCCTTGCTTCCGCATTTTCTGCATCTGTCTGCACGTGAAGCGTTGCGGGCATTACATTTCATACATATCTTTTTGTTAAGTATTCTGTTTTCTGCTTCTGGGAATCTTGCCATGTTAATTCACCTTGATGATATGGAATAAATGATCTTAATAGTAGGCTGCTTACATGAAGTTTAAGACATATAATTGTTTTGGACAGACCGCTCACTTTGGAGGCAGCTCGCTTATTCTTTCCAATAACATTTCCCTTGTGGTCTTTGCATCGGATCTGCCAGCGGTTTTCTTCATAACCTGGCCTACAAGGAAATTCAGTGACTTTTCCTTGCCTCCAAGGTAGTCCTGCAAAGCCTCCGGATTTTCATCGAGTGCCTCTGTAACCGCCTTTGTGACAATGTCGTCCTCCACTTTTATAAGCCCTTTTTCCTTCACAATGGCTGCAGGAGTGCCTCCATTGTCCAGGATCGTCCTGATGATCTCAATGCCGCTTCTCTCAGTGATCTTATTTCCGGTTATGAGTTCTATGATCTCTACCATGTCTTCGACCTTGAAGGCATCCACGCTGATGTCCCGGTAGTTCAATTCTCCTTTAAGGATGTCAGCTACCCACACAGCAGATGCTCCTGGTTCCACCTGCAGGGCTACGTGCTCGTAGAAATTTGCTACCTTTATGTCAGATGTAAGTGCTTTCGCATGCATATCAGCGATTCCGTACTGCTTTATGAACCGTTCCTTCTTCGCATCAGGAAGCTCAGGCAGTGTCTTTAGCACTTCCGGAACCTTGTCAGCCACTCTCATGGGCACAAGGTCGGGTTCCGGGAAGTAGCGGTAGTCATGTTCTTCCTCCTTCGTACGCATAGAAATTGTGACGCCTCTGGCTTCATCGAAGTGCCGGGTTTCCAGTGTAATCTTGCCACCACGTCTGATGTGGTTCTTCTGCCTCATTATCTCGTAAAGCAGAGCTCTCTCTGCTCCCTTGAAGGAGGAGATGTTCTTGACCTCTACACGGTCTCCGTAAAAGACTGAGACGTTAGCATCCACTCTCATAGCTCCCTCAAGATCACCATTGAATACGTCAAGGTAGTCAAGAATGCTCCTTAGCTTGTCCAGATAGCGCCTCGCTTCCTTTGGGCTTCTCATATCCGGCTCGCTGACTATCTCAATAAGTGTCATTCCGGAGCGGTTGTAGTTAATAAGGGTACCCTTGGACTTATCGATGCTTCCCATATGCTGGAGCCTTCCAGGGTCCTCTTCTATATGAGCACGTGTAATCCCTATTTTGCGCTCTCCGTCCTCGCCTTCAATGCTCACTTCACCACCGCTTGCAATAGGGTAGTCGTACTGGGTGGTCTGGAAACCTTTTGGTAGATCAGGGTAGTAGTAGTTCTTCCTGTGGAACTGAGTTTGCTCCACAATGTTACAGTTCAGTGCAAGCCCTATCTTGATAGCAAACTCAACTGCTCTTTCGTTTATGACCGGCAGTGAGCCGGGGAGTCCCAGGCATACGGGACATACGTGCGTGTTGGGTTCGGAGTCATGGTAGTTCGTGGAACAACCGCAGAACAACTTAGTGTTGAGCTTGTTCAGCTGGACGTGGACCTCCAGTCCTATTCTTACTCCGTCAGGATTCTCGTATACCATCATGCCACCTCCGCAGGTCTTCTGGTGTGATGTTCTGTGTTCTGCTCAAAGCTGTAAGCAGCTTTCAGTATAGTAGCCTCATCGAAGTGTTTACCGATTATCTGCAGTCCAATGGGCAGACCATCTGTAAAACCGCAAGGCAGGGATATGGAAGGCACTCCTGCAAGGTTGATAGGTACAGTGTTCACATCTGCCAGGTATAATGCAAGCGGGTCTTCTACTTTTTCTCCCAGCTTAAAGGCAGGGGTGGGCATGGTAGGTGTTATCAGACAGTCGAACTCTTTGAAAGCAAGATCAAAGTCCTGCTTTACAAGTGTTCTGACCTTCAGGGCTTTCAGGTAGTATTTATCATGGTATCCTGCGGAGAGGGCATAAGTTCCCAGCAGTATCCTGCGCTTGACCTCAGCACCAAAGCCTTCTGCACGTGTGCGGGAAGCCATTACATGCCAGTTCTCTCCTTCGTTCCTGTATCCATATCGTGTTCCATCAAATCTGGCAAGGTTAGAGGATGCTTCGCTCATGGCAATGATATAGTAAGCAGCAAGTGCGTATGATGTGTGTGGCAGAGAGACCTGTTCCCATGATGCTCCCATCTCTTCAAAGAGCTGGATGGCATCCCATACGGAGTTCTCAACTGCCGGGTCAATGCCTGCTCCGAAGTATTCTGCAGGCACACCTATCTTCAGACCGGAGACATCGTCAGCAAGAGCATCTTTGTACACTGTTTCGGTCTTTATTGAAGTGCTGTCCCTTGCATCATGCCCTCCTATTACGTCCATAAGGGTTGCGATGTCGGAAACGCATGTTGCCAGAGGTCCGATCTGTTCCAGAGAGTTGGCGTAGGAGATAAGGCCATATCTGGATATTGTTCCGTATGTGGGTTTAAGGCCCACTACTCCACAGAAGGCGGCTGGGCATCTCACTGAGCCTCCGGTATCAGAACCTACTGATATGGGAGCTTCCCCGGCAGCCACTACAGCAGCGCTGCCACCCGATGAGCCACCTGGCACACGTTCCATGTCCCAGGGATTGAGGGTTGGCCCATAGCAGCTGGATTCGGTGGATGTGCCCATAGCGAACTCATCCATGTTCGTCTTGCCCAGAATGATAGCTCCTGCATCCTTGAGCCTTTCTATGATGTGTGCGTCATAAGGAGGTACATATCCCTGTAATATTTTAGAGGAGCATGTGGTGGATATGCCTTTAGTGGAAATGTTGTCTTTGATCGCTATAGGGATGCCTGCAAGTGGTCCGTTGTGGCCCTGCTCGTCTATTTCCCGTGCCTTATCAATTGCCCCTTCCCATACTGTTGTGTAAGCGTTGATCCTGCTTTTCTTTATCCTTTCGAGGTAGGATGCTGTGACCTCCTCTGCGGATCTCTCTGCTATTTTTTCCTTTATCTGTAAAATGTTTGCCCATCCTGTCATGTCCATTCCTCACATAATCTTCGGGGCTAAGAAGTTGCCTTCCTGTTTCTTTTCGGTATTGGCGAGCACTTCTTCCTGTGGCATGGACGGTCTTACCACATCTTCCCTGAACACGTTCACTATATCTGCCACGTGATAAGTTGGGGGTACATTCTCAGTGTCCACCTCATCCAGCTGGCTGAAGTAGTCCAGCACAGCATTCAGTTTCTCCGCATATGCCTGTGCATCGCTTTCATGGATCTCGATGCGGGCCAGCCATCCCACATGTTCGACCTCTTCTTTTGTGATCATTGTAAGTTCCTCTGAATATGAAATGCATTTTCATTTGGTATATGGTATATAAGGCTTACAAAAGCGTACATCCTATATTAAAAATGTGGGTTCTTTTCACCGGCGTTTTATCATCCGGCGACATCTCTTTTATTCATTGCCTTACAATTATTGTTTATGGCTATTCCTGATTACTGGAAGCACACAAAAGCCAAAGCTATCCCCACAACAGTGAAACTGCAGCAGGTATTCTATCAATACGCAATTCATGGTGACAAGGTAATTGACATCGGATGTGCATGCGGTGATGTATGTGATAAGCTTGGATCTGCCGGTTTTTATGTTATCGGAGTGGATATCAACCAGGACGCTCTGAGGCAGGCAGACTTATCCTCAAAAGAAAAAGAACATCTCAGGGATCCCTTTTTCCTGCAGGCAGATGCTTCACTGCTTCCTTTTGCCAATGGAACATTTGACATTGCCATAATGCAGGCTTTCCTCACTACAGTTGCTACAAAAGAGGTCCGTCACAGGATCATCCGGGAAGCCTGCAGGATACTGAAACCGGGGGGCTATCTCTATCTTGCGGATTTCGGACAGACGTGGCACTCAAAGATATATCGGGAACGCTACATCAATGATCTGCCATTGACAAAAGAGGAAGGTTCCATCATTGCCTATGACCAGAAAACAGGGGATAAAGCCTACATCTCTCATCATTTCACAGAAAAGGAACTTGTGTTCCTGCTGGTTGAGAACGGTTTTGAGATAGAGTTCTTCAGGAACGAGGAGTTTACGACAAGAACGGGTAACAGGATCAATGGATTTGTGATTGTGGGGAGAAAAGGTTAGACAGTATTCTTCTGATTCTCATTTATGTGGTTTTAGTGGACAATGAACAGAAAACGATTTCTATCTGTTTTTACAATATTTGCTCTTCTTATACATCAGAGTAAAGGGATTCGAATGGCAAAAAAAAGAGGTAATGATTATCTGAAAGACAAAGGCTTTCTTTCTCAGAAGCAGGATGGTTATTTTTCACTTCGTCTGCACGTTGCAGGAGGAAATCTTACATCTGAAAACCTCAGATACATCGCTGATGCAGCGGATAAATATGGCAAGGGGTATGTCCATGTGACCTCAAGACAGGGTATTGAGGTTCCTTTTGTACATAATAATAATACGGAAGCCATCAGTTCTTTAATGGATAATGCAGGTATTGCTCCCGGAGCATCCGGAAAAAAGATAAGGGCGATAGTTGCATGCCAGGGTAACAGAGTATGTAGTAATGGTATTATAGATTGTCAGGACATATGCGAAAAAATAGATAAAAAATACTTTGGACAACCGGTTCCTTACAAATTCAAGATCGCAGTAACAGGTTGTCCTGCCTCATGCCTGAGAGTCCAGGAGAACGATTTTGGCATCATGGGAACTGTGCAGCCGAAGTTTGTTGAAGAAAATTGCGTTACATGTGGCCTGTGCAAAAAAGTCTGCAAAGTAGATGCTATAGATATCACTGATGGTGTGCTGACCATTGATCCTGATAAATGTATAATGTGCGGGGAGTGCATCAGGGTCTGCAAAAAGGATGCCATGCAGATTGCAAATGAGGGTTTTACTATCTATGTGGGAGGAAAGGTTGGGAGAAAACCACGCATGGGGATAAGGATCCTTAAAACGGTAAGTGAGCCTGTAATGTATGAAGTATTTGAAAGGACCGTTGCTTATTATCGGGAGCATGCTCTTGAGGGCGAAAGGATCATTGATGTGATAGACAGATACGGTATCAATCACTTTGAGAGAGAGATAGGTTATTCTTTTGATCTGATGAGATAAAATATACTATTATTCAGAGTTAAAAACAGGATTGTTTCATGTGTCAAGTTGTGGATAGAGACTATCAGCTGTTGCCACAACGCCACATAGAGAATCTCAAATTAGGATTTTGATTTAAAAACCTATTCCTTTTTTCGTTGATACTGCTATTCTCTTTTTTTTTGGTCAGTGGTAGCTATAAATATAAAAAATTTTGCTTCTTTATGGATAAAAAATCTATCGAGTATAGAGGAGTCCTCTTCGAGGACTCCATAGAAAACTATCTTTACAGAGAAACTGCCTCTATTTGCCAATTTCTTCATTTTCTCTGTATAGAAGACATTTCACAATACGTTGAACGTACTGTGTATACCAACAAACGTTGGCATTTTAAATATAACGTTTCCTCAATGATAAAGCTCTTTATTGTAAAGTGCTTCAGGAATCTCTCTTATGAAAAAACAGTATCCAGTTTAACAGAAGAAGAAGCTATTATGCTATCGTTCTGTGATAAAAATGGGCAAATAAGACTTCCTTCAGCTGGAACCCTCCATCATTTTGTAAAATATAGACTTGGAGAAGATGGGGTCAATGAACTAATAATAATGGTAGGCGAAAAGATTCTTAAAAGCTCAAAGTTAAAAGACGCCAAGATAGATTCAACACCTCTTGAAGCTTCACGATATGACAAATATGCGGATTATAATCCGCATTATAAATGTAAAATGGACAAAGCTCACATTACAATGATTGGAACTTATCCGGTATTTATGACATATACTAATGGCCTTAGTTCTGATTCTACGGAACTTATCAAACACATACACGCATTAAAGAAAATGGAAGCTAATATTGAATTTTATGCTGCGGATGGAGCTTATGACTCATTCCAAAACAATGCAGATATATGGTATCATCTGAATGCAAAACCAATTATTTCCTACTCTTGTGATGCAGTATTGCACAAAGAAGGTGAAGTAGAGAGGATTGATCATTGGGTGAACAAAATGTGGAAACTTGGTGGAGAGGTTCATACCAAAATAGAAAATAAGCTGAAGTTTCTGTATGAAAATGGAAGACAAGAACAAGTTGGGATGTACCTAAGAAATCAAAACATCCTCGATGAATTATTTTGGGAGTTATACAAGAAAAGAGTAGAATGCGAAAAAGTACATGGCCACATGAAAGATACGATGAACTTCGATGTCAGAAGAATAAGAGTAGAGAGCAGAGCTCTCTACTCTCTGCTGAATTTCGTTTCCTATCAACTATTAGTGCTTACTGAATTGCAAAATAAAGTTAAACTCAGGAATTCGTTTGGGAGGCTATTCTAAAAAAGTACATCAAATTAGAATAGAAATATAAGGAGCTAATTTGATGGCCTCCACATAATCCTTTAAACCCAGCCCATTCCTTAATATAACAGCAAGTACCAATTAAATATTCAGGGAGCTCCATGTTAAGACAACGTTTTGTTCTGGATACTACTGCCCTTACTGACCTGCAGGCAAGGGAGGCAATGGGAGTAGATAGCCTGTGTGAAGGCATGAAGAATATGCTGGAAATGATAGCAAGCGCACGGCTTAAGCTTGGCATTAGTTGCTATGTACCTTTTCCTTCTGTATACAACGAACTTCAGGAATTTGCTAAGAACAATGGATGTGAAACGGATGTCATAGCAAAGATAGACACATGGCTTGTGAAAAAAGCTCCTGACAGATATAATGTCATGATTAATTCCCGCATCTTCCACGAATACGTCTCCTATATGAGAGAGCGCATCAACAAAGGCATGGTAGTCGCCGAAGAGGCCATCTGGGAAGGCTCTACAAAATGTCTTTTGCTGACCACAAAAGCAGAGGACACACAGCAGATTGATTTCGAAATAGAAAAAGGTGTTATAGGGCCGATAGTCGGGAAGTTCAGGAACAAATA
This DNA window, taken from Methanomethylovorans hollandica DSM 15978, encodes the following:
- the gatC gene encoding Asp-tRNA(Asn)/Glu-tRNA(Gln) amidotransferase subunit GatC, whose protein sequence is MITKEEVEHVGWLARIEIHESDAQAYAEKLNAVLDYFSQLDEVDTENVPPTYHVADIVNVFREDVVRPSMPQEEVLANTEKKQEGNFLAPKIM
- the gatB gene encoding Asp-tRNA(Asn)/Glu-tRNA(Gln) amidotransferase subunit GatB, whose product is MVYENPDGVRIGLEVHVQLNKLNTKLFCGCSTNYHDSEPNTHVCPVCLGLPGSLPVINERAVEFAIKIGLALNCNIVEQTQFHRKNYYYPDLPKGFQTTQYDYPIASGGEVSIEGEDGERKIGITRAHIEEDPGRLQHMGSIDKSKGTLINYNRSGMTLIEIVSEPDMRSPKEARRYLDKLRSILDYLDVFNGDLEGAMRVDANVSVFYGDRVEVKNISSFKGAERALLYEIMRQKNHIRRGGKITLETRHFDEARGVTISMRTKEEEHDYRYFPEPDLVPMRVADKVPEVLKTLPELPDAKKERFIKQYGIADMHAKALTSDIKVANFYEHVALQVEPGASAVWVADILKGELNYRDISVDAFKVEDMVEIIELITGNKITERSGIEIIRTILDNGGTPAAIVKEKGLIKVEDDIVTKAVTEALDENPEALQDYLGGKEKSLNFLVGQVMKKTAGRSDAKTTREMLLERISELPPK
- a CDS encoding class I SAM-dependent methyltransferase produces the protein MAIPDYWKHTKAKAIPTTVKLQQVFYQYAIHGDKVIDIGCACGDVCDKLGSAGFYVIGVDINQDALRQADLSSKEKEHLRDPFFLQADASLLPFANGTFDIAIMQAFLTTVATKEVRHRIIREACRILKPGGYLYLADFGQTWHSKIYRERYINDLPLTKEEGSIIAYDQKTGDKAYISHHFTEKELVFLLVENGFEIEFFRNEEFTTRTGNRINGFVIVGRKG
- the gatA gene encoding Asp-tRNA(Asn)/Glu-tRNA(Gln) amidotransferase subunit GatA, giving the protein MTGWANILQIKEKIAERSAEEVTASYLERIKKSRINAYTTVWEGAIDKAREIDEQGHNGPLAGIPIAIKDNISTKGISTTCSSKILQGYVPPYDAHIIERLKDAGAIILGKTNMDEFAMGTSTESSCYGPTLNPWDMERVPGGSSGGSAAVVAAGEAPISVGSDTGGSVRCPAAFCGVVGLKPTYGTISRYGLISYANSLEQIGPLATCVSDIATLMDVIGGHDARDSTSIKTETVYKDALADDVSGLKIGVPAEYFGAGIDPAVENSVWDAIQLFEEMGASWEQVSLPHTSYALAAYYIIAMSEASSNLARFDGTRYGYRNEGENWHVMASRTRAEGFGAEVKRRILLGTYALSAGYHDKYYLKALKVRTLVKQDFDLAFKEFDCLITPTMPTPAFKLGEKVEDPLALYLADVNTVPINLAGVPSISLPCGFTDGLPIGLQIIGKHFDEATILKAAYSFEQNTEHHTRRPAEVA
- a CDS encoding transposase, with translation MDKKSIEYRGVLFEDSIENYLYRETASICQFLHFLCIEDISQYVERTVYTNKRWHFKYNVSSMIKLFIVKCFRNLSYEKTVSSLTEEEAIMLSFCDKNGQIRLPSAGTLHHFVKYRLGEDGVNELIIMVGEKILKSSKLKDAKIDSTPLEASRYDKYADYNPHYKCKMDKAHITMIGTYPVFMTYTNGLSSDSTELIKHIHALKKMEANIEFYAADGAYDSFQNNADIWYHLNAKPIISYSCDAVLHKEGEVERIDHWVNKMWKLGGEVHTKIENKLKFLYENGRQEQVGMYLRNQNILDELFWELYKKRVECEKVHGHMKDTMNFDVRRIRVESRALYSLLNFVSYQLLVLTELQNKVKLRNSFGRLF
- a CDS encoding 4Fe-4S binding protein, whose translation is MAKKRGNDYLKDKGFLSQKQDGYFSLRLHVAGGNLTSENLRYIADAADKYGKGYVHVTSRQGIEVPFVHNNNTEAISSLMDNAGIAPGASGKKIRAIVACQGNRVCSNGIIDCQDICEKIDKKYFGQPVPYKFKIAVTGCPASCLRVQENDFGIMGTVQPKFVEENCVTCGLCKKVCKVDAIDITDGVLTIDPDKCIMCGECIRVCKKDAMQIANEGFTIYVGGKVGRKPRMGIRILKTVSEPVMYEVFERTVAYYREHALEGERIIDVIDRYGINHFEREIGYSFDLMR